The following coding sequences are from one Dromaius novaehollandiae isolate bDroNov1 chromosome 24, bDroNov1.hap1, whole genome shotgun sequence window:
- the ATP13A2 gene encoding polyamine-transporting ATPase 13A2 isoform X4, producing MSSDSSRLLGKQPPGYGTLRPGSEGACMEVTGYQTRPWRVVLCHAFSVLTAGLPLLVFHWKPSLEVRAKGKRCALGQADWVVIRDRFGQCFTTRVRTETLGEGSLEHHPGARLEDRRTSVAIGMSEEEESRDTIRLHEKEENVLRYFLFEGLRYVWIERRQAYCKVSALDEGWTCADLHLAQAGLDQQDHNTRRKIYGANLIEVPVKSYPRLLVEEVLNPFYIFQVFSIVLWVCDAYYYYAACIFLISTVSLGLSLYETRKQSATLQNMAKMSVGVRVRRPGGEEAVVSSADLVPGDCISLPSDGMLVPCDAALLTGECMVNESMLTGESVPVMKTPLPAGSRAADTVYSPEEHKRHTLFCGTQVIQAKSYVGKEVLAVVTRTGFCTAKGDLISSILYPKPVSFKFYKDAVKFVLFLAVLAFIGTLYSILILIRNQVPLEQIIIRALDLITVIVPPALPAAMTVGTIYAQNRLKKQGIFCISPPRINLCGKIRLVCFDKTGTLTEEGLDVWGVVPLENGRFLPIVHEPRCLPDGPLLYSLAACHAVSLLRTQLIGDPVDLKMVESTGWHLEMLEEDEDEPPVFRQFGTKVLAVMTPPPVEEQPRDTKHHVPVGILRRFPFSSSSQRMSVLAKLPGEASAEAYVKGAPEMVASLCRKETVPVDFSQMLRHYTTDGFRVLGLACKALSAVTTFEEALQLTRDSVESSLTFLGFLVMKNVLKPETAPVIRLLRNANVRPVMVTGDNMLTAVNVAKSCCMVEPKERLIFVAASPPAPDKPAALKFVLAEHSQGEGQPQGLSQQDNCFLQQQPCHFALNGKSFAVVCEHFADLLPKILIRATIFARMSPEQKTQLVCSLQELNYCVGMCGDGANDCGALKAADVGISLSEAEASVASPFTSRVANVECVPVVIREGRCSLVTSFGVFKYMALYSLVQFVSVLLLYTINTNLSDFQFLFFDLIITTTVAVLMGRTGPAKELGVERPQGALISVLVLGSLLLQTALLITVQVLSYFITVSQSWYVPLNSTETAPQNLPNYENTVLFCVTGFQYLILAVAMSKGYPFREPLYTNVLFLLVLVVLFGLMVWLTLYPLGFPKTLLKLQSIDDLNFKLLLLGIATLNFFAAFVLETALDHGLLCCLRKLRRKKVSKKLFKRLEKELSQQPSSWPPLNEPLFATPKLSIAVR from the exons ATGAGCTCAG acagcagcaggctgctgggcaaGCAGCCGCCGGGCTACGGGACGCTGCGGCCGGGCTCCGAGGGCGCCTGCATG GAGGTCACCGGCTACCAGACGAGGCCGTGGCGAGTGGTGCTGTGCCACGCGTTCTCCGTGCTCACCGCGGGGCTCCCGCTCCTCGTCTTCCACTGGAAGCCGAGCCTGGAGGTGCGGGCGAAGGGCAAGCGCTGCGCGCTCGGCCAGGCCGACTGGGTCGTCATCAGG GACCGCTTCGGACAGTGCTTCACCACGCGCGTGCGCACGGAGACGCTGGGCGAGGGCAG CCTGGAGCATCACCCGGGGGCCCGGCTGGAGGACCGGAGAACCAGCGTCGCCATCGGCAtgtcggaggaggaggagagccggGACACCATCCGGCTTCATGAGAAAGAGGAG AACGTCTTGCGGTACTTTCTCTTCGAGGGCTTGCGCTACGTCTGGATCGAGAGGCGACAGGCGTACTGCAAAGTCAG CGCCCTGGATGAAGGCTGGACCTGCGCAGATCTCCATCTCGCCCAGGCGGGGCTTGACCAGCAAGACCACAACACCAG GAGGAAAATCTACGGAGCGAACCTCATCGAGGTGCCGGTGAAGTCCTACCCGAGGCTCTTGGTGGAGGAG GTGCTCAATCCCTTCTACATCTTCCAAGTGTTCAGCATCGTGCTGTGGGTCTGCGACGCCTACTACTACTACGCCGCCTGCATCTTCCTCATTTCCACTGTCTCCTTAGGGCTGTCCCTCTACGAGACGAGGAAG CAAAGCGCCACGCTGCAGAACATGGCGAAGATGTCGGTCGGGGTCCGCGTCCGCCGCCCCGGCGGAG AGGAGGCGGTGGTGAGCTCGGCGGACCTGGTGCCCGGCGATTGCATCAGCCTGCCCTCCGACGGGATGCTGGTCCCCTGCGACGCCGCGCTGCTGACGGGCGAGTGCATGGTCAACGAGAGCATGCTAACAG GGGAGAGCGTGCCGGTGATGAAAACGCCTCTCCCGGCGGGCAGCCGGGCGGCCGACACCGTCTACTCCCCCGAGGAGCACAAGCGGCACACGTTGTTCTGCGGGACGCAGGTCATCCAGGCCAAGTCCTACGTGGGCAAGGAGGTGCTGGCCGTGGTGACCCGCACAG GGTTTTGCACGGCCAAGGGGGACCTCATCAGCTCCATCCTCTACCCCAAGCCCGTGAGCTTCAAGTTCTACAAGGACGCCGTGAAGTTCGTGCTGTTCCTCGCCGTCCTGG CTTTTATTGGCACGCTCTACAGCATCTTGATCTTGATTAGAAACCAG GTTCCTCTGGAGCAAATCATCATCCGTGCGCTTGACCTGATCACCGTGATTGTGCCCCCGGCTCTGCCGGCTGCCATGACGGTGGGCACCATCTACGCCCAGAACAGGCTGAAGAAACAGGGCATCTTCTGCATCAGCCCTCCCCGCATCAACCTGTGCGGGAAGATCCGCCTGGTTTGCTTCGACAAG ACGGGAACCCTGACGGAGGAGGGCCTGGACGTCTGGGGCGTTGTCCCGCTGGAAAACGGCCGTTTCTTGCCCATCGTCCACGAACCCCGCTGCCTGCCCGACGGCCCCCTGCTCTACTCGCTGGCCGCCTGCCACGCCGTCTCGCTGCTGCGGACGCAGCTCATCGGAGACCCCGTGGACCTCAAGATGGTGGAGTCCACGGGCTGG CACCTGGAGAtgctggaggaggacgaggacgagcCGCCCGTCTTCCGGCAGTTTGGGACGAAGGTCTTGGCCGTGATGACACCTCCGCCCGTGGAAGAGCAGCCGCGAGACACG aaGCACCACGTGCCCGTGGGCATCCTCCGGCggttccccttctcctcctcctcgcagagGATGAGCGTCCTGGCGAAGCTGCCCGGCGAGGCCTCCGCGGAAGCGTACGTCAAAGGGGCGCCGGAGATGGTGGCCAGCCTCTGCAGGAAGGAGACGG TGCCCGTGGATTTCTCCCAGATGCTGCGACACTACACCACGGACGGTTTCCGCGTCTTGGGTCTGGCTTGCAAAGCTCTGAGCGCTGTGACGACCTTCGAGGAGGCCCTGCAGCTGACAAG GGACTCTGTAGAGAGCAGCCTGACCTTCCTCGGGTTCCTCGTCATGAAAAACGTGCTCAAGCCGGAGACGGCGCCCGTGATTCGCCTGCTGAGGAACGCCAACGTCCGCCCCGTCATGGTGACAG GAGACAACATGCTGACGGCCGTGAACGTCGCCAAGAGCTGCTGCATGGTGGAGCCGAAAGAGCGGCTGATCTTCGtcgccgcctcgccgcccgcccccgaCAAACCCGCCGCCCTGAAATTCGTCCTCGCCGAACACTCGCAGGGCGAAGGGCAGCCGCAG GGCCTGTCCCAGCAGGACAACTgcttcctccagcagcagccctgccactTCGCGCTCAACGGCAAGTCCTTTGCTGTGGTTTGCGAGCACTTCGCCGACCTGCTGCCGAAG ATCCTCATCCGAGCAACCATTTTCGCTCGCATGTCTCCGGAGCAGAAGACTCAGCTGGTGTGCAGCCTGCAAGAGCTCAA CTACTGCGTGGGGATGTGCGGGGACGGCGCCAACGACTGCGGCGCCCTGAAAGCGGCCGACGTGGGGATCTCGCTCTCGGAGGCGGAGGCCTCCGTGGCCTCGCCTTTCACCTCCCGCGTCGCCAACGTCGAGTGCGTGCCCGTGGTCATCCG ggAGGGCAGGTGCTCGCTGGTCACCTCCTTCGGGGTGTTTAAGTACATGGCCCTGTACAGCTTGGTGCAGTTCGTGTCCGTGCTGCTGCTCTACACG ATCAACACCAACCTGAGCGACTTCCAGTTCCTCTTCTTCGACCTCATCATCACGACCACGGTGGCGGTGCTGATGGGTCGGACGGGCCCTGCCAAGGAGCTGGGAGTGGAACGTCCCCAAGGGGCGCTGATAAGCGTcctggtcctgggcagcctgctgctccagACGGCCCTGCTCATCACCGTGCAAGTCCTCAGCTACTTCATCACCGTCTCGCAGAGCTG GTACGTGCCGCTGAACAGCACGGAGACGGCCCCCCAGAACCTGCCCAACTACGAGAACACGGTCCTCTTCTGTGTCACGGGCTTCCAGTATCTCATCCTGGCCGTCGCCATGTCCAAGGGATACCCTTTTCGGGAGCCGCTCTACACCAACG TGCTGTTCTTGCTGGTCCTCGTCGTCCTCTTCGGCCTCATGGTGTGGTTGACCCTGTACCCGCTGGGCTTCCCCAAAACCCTGCTGAAGCTGCAGAGCATCGACGACTTGAAtttcaagctgctgctgctaGGAATCGCCACGCTCAACTTCTTCGCGGCCTTCGTGCTGGAG ACCGCCCTGGACCACGGCCTGCTTTGCTGCCTCCGCAAGCTGCGCCGCAAGAAGGTGTCCAAGAAGCTTTTCAAGAGGCTGGAGAAGGAGCTGAGCCAGCAGCCGTCGTCCTGGCCGCCCCTTAACGAGCCGCTCTTCGCTACGCCCAAGCTGTCCATCGCCGTGAGATAG
- the ATP13A2 gene encoding polyamine-transporting ATPase 13A2 isoform X3 — translation MGAGDSSRLLGKQPPGYGTLRPGSEGACMEVTGYQTRPWRVVLCHAFSVLTAGLPLLVFHWKPSLEVRAKGKRCALGQADWVVIRDRFGQCFTTRVRTETLGEGSLEHHPGARLEDRRTSVAIGMSEEEESRDTIRLHEKEENVLRYFLFEGLRYVWIERRQAYCKVSALDEGWTCADLHLAQAGLDQQDHNTRRKIYGANLIEVPVKSYPRLLVEEVLNPFYIFQVFSIVLWVCDAYYYYAACIFLISTVSLGLSLYETRKQSATLQNMAKMSVGVRVRRPGGEEAVVSSADLVPGDCISLPSDGMLVPCDAALLTGECMVNESMLTGESVPVMKTPLPAGSRAADTVYSPEEHKRHTLFCGTQVIQAKSYVGKEVLAVVTRTGFCTAKGDLISSILYPKPVSFKFYKDAVKFVLFLAVLAFIGTLYSILILIRNQVPLEQIIIRALDLITVIVPPALPAAMTVGTIYAQNRLKKQGIFCISPPRINLCGKIRLVCFDKTGTLTEEGLDVWGVVPLENGRFLPIVHEPRCLPDGPLLYSLAACHAVSLLRTQLIGDPVDLKMVESTGWHLEMLEEDEDEPPVFRQFGTKVLAVMTPPPVEEQPRDTKHHVPVGILRRFPFSSSSQRMSVLAKLPGEASAEAYVKGAPEMVASLCRKETVPVDFSQMLRHYTTDGFRVLGLACKALSAVTTFEEALQLTRDSVESSLTFLGFLVMKNVLKPETAPVIRLLRNANVRPVMVTGDNMLTAVNVAKSCCMVEPKERLIFVAASPPAPDKPAALKFVLAEHSQGEGQPQGLSQQDNCFLQQQPCHFALNGKSFAVVCEHFADLLPKILIRATIFARMSPEQKTQLVCSLQELNYCVGMCGDGANDCGALKAADVGISLSEAEASVASPFTSRVANVECVPVVIREGRCSLVTSFGVFKYMALYSLVQFVSVLLLYTINTNLSDFQFLFFDLIITTTVAVLMGRTGPAKELGVERPQGALISVLVLGSLLLQTALLITVQVLSYFITVSQSWYVPLNSTETAPQNLPNYENTVLFCVTGFQYLILAVAMSKGYPFREPLYTNVLFLLVLVVLFGLMVWLTLYPLGFPKTLLKLQSIDDLNFKLLLLGIATLNFFAAFVLETALDHGLLCCLRKLRRKKVSKKLFKRLEKELSQQPSSWPPLNEPLFATPKLSIAVR, via the exons atgggagcaggag acagcagcaggctgctgggcaaGCAGCCGCCGGGCTACGGGACGCTGCGGCCGGGCTCCGAGGGCGCCTGCATG GAGGTCACCGGCTACCAGACGAGGCCGTGGCGAGTGGTGCTGTGCCACGCGTTCTCCGTGCTCACCGCGGGGCTCCCGCTCCTCGTCTTCCACTGGAAGCCGAGCCTGGAGGTGCGGGCGAAGGGCAAGCGCTGCGCGCTCGGCCAGGCCGACTGGGTCGTCATCAGG GACCGCTTCGGACAGTGCTTCACCACGCGCGTGCGCACGGAGACGCTGGGCGAGGGCAG CCTGGAGCATCACCCGGGGGCCCGGCTGGAGGACCGGAGAACCAGCGTCGCCATCGGCAtgtcggaggaggaggagagccggGACACCATCCGGCTTCATGAGAAAGAGGAG AACGTCTTGCGGTACTTTCTCTTCGAGGGCTTGCGCTACGTCTGGATCGAGAGGCGACAGGCGTACTGCAAAGTCAG CGCCCTGGATGAAGGCTGGACCTGCGCAGATCTCCATCTCGCCCAGGCGGGGCTTGACCAGCAAGACCACAACACCAG GAGGAAAATCTACGGAGCGAACCTCATCGAGGTGCCGGTGAAGTCCTACCCGAGGCTCTTGGTGGAGGAG GTGCTCAATCCCTTCTACATCTTCCAAGTGTTCAGCATCGTGCTGTGGGTCTGCGACGCCTACTACTACTACGCCGCCTGCATCTTCCTCATTTCCACTGTCTCCTTAGGGCTGTCCCTCTACGAGACGAGGAAG CAAAGCGCCACGCTGCAGAACATGGCGAAGATGTCGGTCGGGGTCCGCGTCCGCCGCCCCGGCGGAG AGGAGGCGGTGGTGAGCTCGGCGGACCTGGTGCCCGGCGATTGCATCAGCCTGCCCTCCGACGGGATGCTGGTCCCCTGCGACGCCGCGCTGCTGACGGGCGAGTGCATGGTCAACGAGAGCATGCTAACAG GGGAGAGCGTGCCGGTGATGAAAACGCCTCTCCCGGCGGGCAGCCGGGCGGCCGACACCGTCTACTCCCCCGAGGAGCACAAGCGGCACACGTTGTTCTGCGGGACGCAGGTCATCCAGGCCAAGTCCTACGTGGGCAAGGAGGTGCTGGCCGTGGTGACCCGCACAG GGTTTTGCACGGCCAAGGGGGACCTCATCAGCTCCATCCTCTACCCCAAGCCCGTGAGCTTCAAGTTCTACAAGGACGCCGTGAAGTTCGTGCTGTTCCTCGCCGTCCTGG CTTTTATTGGCACGCTCTACAGCATCTTGATCTTGATTAGAAACCAG GTTCCTCTGGAGCAAATCATCATCCGTGCGCTTGACCTGATCACCGTGATTGTGCCCCCGGCTCTGCCGGCTGCCATGACGGTGGGCACCATCTACGCCCAGAACAGGCTGAAGAAACAGGGCATCTTCTGCATCAGCCCTCCCCGCATCAACCTGTGCGGGAAGATCCGCCTGGTTTGCTTCGACAAG ACGGGAACCCTGACGGAGGAGGGCCTGGACGTCTGGGGCGTTGTCCCGCTGGAAAACGGCCGTTTCTTGCCCATCGTCCACGAACCCCGCTGCCTGCCCGACGGCCCCCTGCTCTACTCGCTGGCCGCCTGCCACGCCGTCTCGCTGCTGCGGACGCAGCTCATCGGAGACCCCGTGGACCTCAAGATGGTGGAGTCCACGGGCTGG CACCTGGAGAtgctggaggaggacgaggacgagcCGCCCGTCTTCCGGCAGTTTGGGACGAAGGTCTTGGCCGTGATGACACCTCCGCCCGTGGAAGAGCAGCCGCGAGACACG aaGCACCACGTGCCCGTGGGCATCCTCCGGCggttccccttctcctcctcctcgcagagGATGAGCGTCCTGGCGAAGCTGCCCGGCGAGGCCTCCGCGGAAGCGTACGTCAAAGGGGCGCCGGAGATGGTGGCCAGCCTCTGCAGGAAGGAGACGG TGCCCGTGGATTTCTCCCAGATGCTGCGACACTACACCACGGACGGTTTCCGCGTCTTGGGTCTGGCTTGCAAAGCTCTGAGCGCTGTGACGACCTTCGAGGAGGCCCTGCAGCTGACAAG GGACTCTGTAGAGAGCAGCCTGACCTTCCTCGGGTTCCTCGTCATGAAAAACGTGCTCAAGCCGGAGACGGCGCCCGTGATTCGCCTGCTGAGGAACGCCAACGTCCGCCCCGTCATGGTGACAG GAGACAACATGCTGACGGCCGTGAACGTCGCCAAGAGCTGCTGCATGGTGGAGCCGAAAGAGCGGCTGATCTTCGtcgccgcctcgccgcccgcccccgaCAAACCCGCCGCCCTGAAATTCGTCCTCGCCGAACACTCGCAGGGCGAAGGGCAGCCGCAG GGCCTGTCCCAGCAGGACAACTgcttcctccagcagcagccctgccactTCGCGCTCAACGGCAAGTCCTTTGCTGTGGTTTGCGAGCACTTCGCCGACCTGCTGCCGAAG ATCCTCATCCGAGCAACCATTTTCGCTCGCATGTCTCCGGAGCAGAAGACTCAGCTGGTGTGCAGCCTGCAAGAGCTCAA CTACTGCGTGGGGATGTGCGGGGACGGCGCCAACGACTGCGGCGCCCTGAAAGCGGCCGACGTGGGGATCTCGCTCTCGGAGGCGGAGGCCTCCGTGGCCTCGCCTTTCACCTCCCGCGTCGCCAACGTCGAGTGCGTGCCCGTGGTCATCCG ggAGGGCAGGTGCTCGCTGGTCACCTCCTTCGGGGTGTTTAAGTACATGGCCCTGTACAGCTTGGTGCAGTTCGTGTCCGTGCTGCTGCTCTACACG ATCAACACCAACCTGAGCGACTTCCAGTTCCTCTTCTTCGACCTCATCATCACGACCACGGTGGCGGTGCTGATGGGTCGGACGGGCCCTGCCAAGGAGCTGGGAGTGGAACGTCCCCAAGGGGCGCTGATAAGCGTcctggtcctgggcagcctgctgctccagACGGCCCTGCTCATCACCGTGCAAGTCCTCAGCTACTTCATCACCGTCTCGCAGAGCTG GTACGTGCCGCTGAACAGCACGGAGACGGCCCCCCAGAACCTGCCCAACTACGAGAACACGGTCCTCTTCTGTGTCACGGGCTTCCAGTATCTCATCCTGGCCGTCGCCATGTCCAAGGGATACCCTTTTCGGGAGCCGCTCTACACCAACG TGCTGTTCTTGCTGGTCCTCGTCGTCCTCTTCGGCCTCATGGTGTGGTTGACCCTGTACCCGCTGGGCTTCCCCAAAACCCTGCTGAAGCTGCAGAGCATCGACGACTTGAAtttcaagctgctgctgctaGGAATCGCCACGCTCAACTTCTTCGCGGCCTTCGTGCTGGAG ACCGCCCTGGACCACGGCCTGCTTTGCTGCCTCCGCAAGCTGCGCCGCAAGAAGGTGTCCAAGAAGCTTTTCAAGAGGCTGGAGAAGGAGCTGAGCCAGCAGCCGTCGTCCTGGCCGCCCCTTAACGAGCCGCTCTTCGCTACGCCCAAGCTGTCCATCGCCGTGAGATAG
- the ATP13A2 gene encoding polyamine-transporting ATPase 13A2 isoform X2, translated as MSSDSSRLLGKQPPGYGTLRPGSEGACMEVTGYQTRPWRVVLCHAFSVLTAGLPLLVFHWKPSLEVRAKGKRCALGQADWVVIRDRFGQCFTTRVRTETLGEGSLEHHPGARLEDRRTSVAIGMSEEEESRDTIRLHEKEEKNVLRYFLFEGLRYVWIERRQAYCKVSALDEGWTCADLHLAQAGLDQQDHNTRRKIYGANLIEVPVKSYPRLLVEEVLNPFYIFQVFSIVLWVCDAYYYYAACIFLISTVSLGLSLYETRKQSATLQNMAKMSVGVRVRRPGGEEAVVSSADLVPGDCISLPSDGMLVPCDAALLTGECMVNESMLTGESVPVMKTPLPAGSRAADTVYSPEEHKRHTLFCGTQVIQAKSYVGKEVLAVVTRTGFCTAKGDLISSILYPKPVSFKFYKDAVKFVLFLAVLAFIGTLYSILILIRNQVPLEQIIIRALDLITVIVPPALPAAMTVGTIYAQNRLKKQGIFCISPPRINLCGKIRLVCFDKTGTLTEEGLDVWGVVPLENGRFLPIVHEPRCLPDGPLLYSLAACHAVSLLRTQLIGDPVDLKMVESTGWHLEMLEEDEDEPPVFRQFGTKVLAVMTPPPVEEQPRDTKHHVPVGILRRFPFSSSSQRMSVLAKLPGEASAEAYVKGAPEMVASLCRKETVPVDFSQMLRHYTTDGFRVLGLACKALSAVTTFEEALQLTRDSVESSLTFLGFLVMKNVLKPETAPVIRLLRNANVRPVMVTGDNMLTAVNVAKSCCMVEPKERLIFVAASPPAPDKPAALKFVLAEHSQGEGQPQGLSQQDNCFLQQQPCHFALNGKSFAVVCEHFADLLPKILIRATIFARMSPEQKTQLVCSLQELNYCVGMCGDGANDCGALKAADVGISLSEAEASVASPFTSRVANVECVPVVIREGRCSLVTSFGVFKYMALYSLVQFVSVLLLYTINTNLSDFQFLFFDLIITTTVAVLMGRTGPAKELGVERPQGALISVLVLGSLLLQTALLITVQVLSYFITVSQSWYVPLNSTETAPQNLPNYENTVLFCVTGFQYLILAVAMSKGYPFREPLYTNVLFLLVLVVLFGLMVWLTLYPLGFPKTLLKLQSIDDLNFKLLLLGIATLNFFAAFVLETALDHGLLCCLRKLRRKKVSKKLFKRLEKELSQQPSSWPPLNEPLFATPKLSIAVR; from the exons ATGAGCTCAG acagcagcaggctgctgggcaaGCAGCCGCCGGGCTACGGGACGCTGCGGCCGGGCTCCGAGGGCGCCTGCATG GAGGTCACCGGCTACCAGACGAGGCCGTGGCGAGTGGTGCTGTGCCACGCGTTCTCCGTGCTCACCGCGGGGCTCCCGCTCCTCGTCTTCCACTGGAAGCCGAGCCTGGAGGTGCGGGCGAAGGGCAAGCGCTGCGCGCTCGGCCAGGCCGACTGGGTCGTCATCAGG GACCGCTTCGGACAGTGCTTCACCACGCGCGTGCGCACGGAGACGCTGGGCGAGGGCAG CCTGGAGCATCACCCGGGGGCCCGGCTGGAGGACCGGAGAACCAGCGTCGCCATCGGCAtgtcggaggaggaggagagccggGACACCATCCGGCTTCATGAGAAAGAGGAG AAGAACGTCTTGCGGTACTTTCTCTTCGAGGGCTTGCGCTACGTCTGGATCGAGAGGCGACAGGCGTACTGCAAAGTCAG CGCCCTGGATGAAGGCTGGACCTGCGCAGATCTCCATCTCGCCCAGGCGGGGCTTGACCAGCAAGACCACAACACCAG GAGGAAAATCTACGGAGCGAACCTCATCGAGGTGCCGGTGAAGTCCTACCCGAGGCTCTTGGTGGAGGAG GTGCTCAATCCCTTCTACATCTTCCAAGTGTTCAGCATCGTGCTGTGGGTCTGCGACGCCTACTACTACTACGCCGCCTGCATCTTCCTCATTTCCACTGTCTCCTTAGGGCTGTCCCTCTACGAGACGAGGAAG CAAAGCGCCACGCTGCAGAACATGGCGAAGATGTCGGTCGGGGTCCGCGTCCGCCGCCCCGGCGGAG AGGAGGCGGTGGTGAGCTCGGCGGACCTGGTGCCCGGCGATTGCATCAGCCTGCCCTCCGACGGGATGCTGGTCCCCTGCGACGCCGCGCTGCTGACGGGCGAGTGCATGGTCAACGAGAGCATGCTAACAG GGGAGAGCGTGCCGGTGATGAAAACGCCTCTCCCGGCGGGCAGCCGGGCGGCCGACACCGTCTACTCCCCCGAGGAGCACAAGCGGCACACGTTGTTCTGCGGGACGCAGGTCATCCAGGCCAAGTCCTACGTGGGCAAGGAGGTGCTGGCCGTGGTGACCCGCACAG GGTTTTGCACGGCCAAGGGGGACCTCATCAGCTCCATCCTCTACCCCAAGCCCGTGAGCTTCAAGTTCTACAAGGACGCCGTGAAGTTCGTGCTGTTCCTCGCCGTCCTGG CTTTTATTGGCACGCTCTACAGCATCTTGATCTTGATTAGAAACCAG GTTCCTCTGGAGCAAATCATCATCCGTGCGCTTGACCTGATCACCGTGATTGTGCCCCCGGCTCTGCCGGCTGCCATGACGGTGGGCACCATCTACGCCCAGAACAGGCTGAAGAAACAGGGCATCTTCTGCATCAGCCCTCCCCGCATCAACCTGTGCGGGAAGATCCGCCTGGTTTGCTTCGACAAG ACGGGAACCCTGACGGAGGAGGGCCTGGACGTCTGGGGCGTTGTCCCGCTGGAAAACGGCCGTTTCTTGCCCATCGTCCACGAACCCCGCTGCCTGCCCGACGGCCCCCTGCTCTACTCGCTGGCCGCCTGCCACGCCGTCTCGCTGCTGCGGACGCAGCTCATCGGAGACCCCGTGGACCTCAAGATGGTGGAGTCCACGGGCTGG CACCTGGAGAtgctggaggaggacgaggacgagcCGCCCGTCTTCCGGCAGTTTGGGACGAAGGTCTTGGCCGTGATGACACCTCCGCCCGTGGAAGAGCAGCCGCGAGACACG aaGCACCACGTGCCCGTGGGCATCCTCCGGCggttccccttctcctcctcctcgcagagGATGAGCGTCCTGGCGAAGCTGCCCGGCGAGGCCTCCGCGGAAGCGTACGTCAAAGGGGCGCCGGAGATGGTGGCCAGCCTCTGCAGGAAGGAGACGG TGCCCGTGGATTTCTCCCAGATGCTGCGACACTACACCACGGACGGTTTCCGCGTCTTGGGTCTGGCTTGCAAAGCTCTGAGCGCTGTGACGACCTTCGAGGAGGCCCTGCAGCTGACAAG GGACTCTGTAGAGAGCAGCCTGACCTTCCTCGGGTTCCTCGTCATGAAAAACGTGCTCAAGCCGGAGACGGCGCCCGTGATTCGCCTGCTGAGGAACGCCAACGTCCGCCCCGTCATGGTGACAG GAGACAACATGCTGACGGCCGTGAACGTCGCCAAGAGCTGCTGCATGGTGGAGCCGAAAGAGCGGCTGATCTTCGtcgccgcctcgccgcccgcccccgaCAAACCCGCCGCCCTGAAATTCGTCCTCGCCGAACACTCGCAGGGCGAAGGGCAGCCGCAG GGCCTGTCCCAGCAGGACAACTgcttcctccagcagcagccctgccactTCGCGCTCAACGGCAAGTCCTTTGCTGTGGTTTGCGAGCACTTCGCCGACCTGCTGCCGAAG ATCCTCATCCGAGCAACCATTTTCGCTCGCATGTCTCCGGAGCAGAAGACTCAGCTGGTGTGCAGCCTGCAAGAGCTCAA CTACTGCGTGGGGATGTGCGGGGACGGCGCCAACGACTGCGGCGCCCTGAAAGCGGCCGACGTGGGGATCTCGCTCTCGGAGGCGGAGGCCTCCGTGGCCTCGCCTTTCACCTCCCGCGTCGCCAACGTCGAGTGCGTGCCCGTGGTCATCCG ggAGGGCAGGTGCTCGCTGGTCACCTCCTTCGGGGTGTTTAAGTACATGGCCCTGTACAGCTTGGTGCAGTTCGTGTCCGTGCTGCTGCTCTACACG ATCAACACCAACCTGAGCGACTTCCAGTTCCTCTTCTTCGACCTCATCATCACGACCACGGTGGCGGTGCTGATGGGTCGGACGGGCCCTGCCAAGGAGCTGGGAGTGGAACGTCCCCAAGGGGCGCTGATAAGCGTcctggtcctgggcagcctgctgctccagACGGCCCTGCTCATCACCGTGCAAGTCCTCAGCTACTTCATCACCGTCTCGCAGAGCTG GTACGTGCCGCTGAACAGCACGGAGACGGCCCCCCAGAACCTGCCCAACTACGAGAACACGGTCCTCTTCTGTGTCACGGGCTTCCAGTATCTCATCCTGGCCGTCGCCATGTCCAAGGGATACCCTTTTCGGGAGCCGCTCTACACCAACG TGCTGTTCTTGCTGGTCCTCGTCGTCCTCTTCGGCCTCATGGTGTGGTTGACCCTGTACCCGCTGGGCTTCCCCAAAACCCTGCTGAAGCTGCAGAGCATCGACGACTTGAAtttcaagctgctgctgctaGGAATCGCCACGCTCAACTTCTTCGCGGCCTTCGTGCTGGAG ACCGCCCTGGACCACGGCCTGCTTTGCTGCCTCCGCAAGCTGCGCCGCAAGAAGGTGTCCAAGAAGCTTTTCAAGAGGCTGGAGAAGGAGCTGAGCCAGCAGCCGTCGTCCTGGCCGCCCCTTAACGAGCCGCTCTTCGCTACGCCCAAGCTGTCCATCGCCGTGAGATAG